The Pan troglodytes isolate AG18354 chromosome 1, NHGRI_mPanTro3-v2.0_pri, whole genome shotgun sequence genome includes a region encoding these proteins:
- the SMAP2 gene encoding stromal membrane-associated protein 2 isoform X2: MTGKSVKDVDRYQAVLANLLLEEDNKFCADCQSKGPRWASWNIGVFICIRCAGIHRNLGVHISRVKSVNLDQWTQEQIQCMQEMGNGKANRLYEAYLPETFRRPQIDPAVEGFIRDKYEKKKYMDRSLDINAFRKEKDDKWKRGSEPVPEKKLEPVVFEKVKMPQKKEDPQLPRKSSPKSTAPVMDLLGLDAPVACSIANSKTSNTLEKDLDLLASVPSPSSSGSRKVVGSMPTAGSAGSVPENLNLFPEPGSKSEEIGKKQLSKDSILSLYGSQTPQMPTQAMFMAPAQMAYPTAYPSFPGVTPPNSIMGSMMPPPVGMVAQPGASGMVAPMAMPAGYMGGMQASMMGVPNGMMTTQQAGYMAGMAAMPQTVYGVQPAQQLQWNLTQMTQQMAGMNFYGANGMMNYGQSMSGGNGQAANQTLSPQMWK; the protein is encoded by the exons GGCCGCGATGGGCCTCTTGGAACATTGGTGTGTTCATCTGCATTCGATGTGCTGGAATCCACAGGAATCTGGGGGTGCACATATCCAGGGTAAAGTCAGTTAACCTCGACCAGTGGACTCAAGAACAGATTCAG TGCATGCAAGAGATGGGAAATGGAAAGGCAAACCGACTTTATGAAGCCTATCTTCCTGAGACCTTTCGGCGACCTCAGATAGACCC AGCTGTTGAAGGATTTATTCGAGACAAATATGAGAAGAAGAAATACATGGACCGAAGTCTGGACATCAATGCCTTTAGG aaagaaaaagatgacaaGTGGAAAAGAGGGAGCGAACcagttccagaaaaaaaattggaaccTGTTGTTTTTGAGAAGGTGAAAATG CCACAGAAAAAAGAAGACCCACAGCTACCTCGGAAAAGCTCCCCGAAATCCACAGCGCCTGTCATGGATTTGTTGGGCCTTG ATGCTCCTGTGGCCTGCTCCATTGCAAATAGTAAGACCAGCAATACCCTAGAGAAGGATTTAGATCTGTTGGCCTCTGTTCCATCCCCTTCTTCTTCGGGTTCCAGAAAG GTTGTAGGTTCCATGCCAACTGCAGGGAGTGCCGGCTCTGTTCCTGAAAACCTGAACCTGTTTCCGGAGCCAGGGAGCAAATCAGAAGAAATAGGCAAGAAACAGCTCTCTAAAGACTCCATTCTTTCACTGTATGGATCCCAGACGCCTCAAATGCCTACTCAAG CAATGTTCATGGCTCCTGCTCAGATGGCATATCCCACAGCCTACCCCAGCTTCCCCGGGGTTACACCTCCTAACAGCATAATGGGGAGCATGATGCCTCCACCAGTCGGCATGGTTGCTCAGCCAGGAGCTTCTGGGATGGTTGCCCCCATGGCCATGCCTGCAGGCTATATGGGTGGCATGCAGGCATCAATGATGGGTGTGCCGAATGGAATGATGACCACCCAGCAGGCTGGCTACATGGCAGGCATGGCAGCTATGCCCCAGACTGTGTATGGGGTCCAGCCAGCTCAGCAGCTGCAGTGGAACCTTACTCAG ATGACCCAGCAGATGGCTGGGATGAACTTCTATGGAGCCAATGGCATGATGAACTATGGACAGTCAATGAGTGGCGGAAATGGACAGGCAGCAAATCAGACTCTCAGTCCTCAGatgtggaaataa
- the SMAP2 gene encoding stromal membrane-associated protein 2 isoform X3, whose protein sequence is MQEMGNGKANRLYEAYLPETFRRPQIDPAVEGFIRDKYEKKKYMDRSLDINAFRKEKDDKWKRGSEPVPEKKLEPVVFEKVKMPQKKEDPQLPRKSSPKSTAPVMDLLGLDAPVACSIANSKTSNTLEKDLDLLASVPSPSSSGSRKVVGSMPTAGSAGSVPENLNLFPEPGSKSEEIGKKQLSKDSILSLYGSQTPQMPTQAMFMAPAQMAYPTAYPSFPGVTPPNSIMGSMMPPPVGMVAQPGASGMVAPMAMPAGYMGGMQASMMGVPNGMMTTQQAGYMAGMAAMPQTVYGVQPAQQLQWNLTQMTQQMAGMNFYGANGMMNYGQSMSGGNGQAANQTLSPQMWK, encoded by the exons ATGCAAGAGATGGGAAATGGAAAGGCAAACCGACTTTATGAAGCCTATCTTCCTGAGACCTTTCGGCGACCTCAGATAGACCC AGCTGTTGAAGGATTTATTCGAGACAAATATGAGAAGAAGAAATACATGGACCGAAGTCTGGACATCAATGCCTTTAGG aaagaaaaagatgacaaGTGGAAAAGAGGGAGCGAACcagttccagaaaaaaaattggaaccTGTTGTTTTTGAGAAGGTGAAAATG CCACAGAAAAAAGAAGACCCACAGCTACCTCGGAAAAGCTCCCCGAAATCCACAGCGCCTGTCATGGATTTGTTGGGCCTTG ATGCTCCTGTGGCCTGCTCCATTGCAAATAGTAAGACCAGCAATACCCTAGAGAAGGATTTAGATCTGTTGGCCTCTGTTCCATCCCCTTCTTCTTCGGGTTCCAGAAAG GTTGTAGGTTCCATGCCAACTGCAGGGAGTGCCGGCTCTGTTCCTGAAAACCTGAACCTGTTTCCGGAGCCAGGGAGCAAATCAGAAGAAATAGGCAAGAAACAGCTCTCTAAAGACTCCATTCTTTCACTGTATGGATCCCAGACGCCTCAAATGCCTACTCAAG CAATGTTCATGGCTCCTGCTCAGATGGCATATCCCACAGCCTACCCCAGCTTCCCCGGGGTTACACCTCCTAACAGCATAATGGGGAGCATGATGCCTCCACCAGTCGGCATGGTTGCTCAGCCAGGAGCTTCTGGGATGGTTGCCCCCATGGCCATGCCTGCAGGCTATATGGGTGGCATGCAGGCATCAATGATGGGTGTGCCGAATGGAATGATGACCACCCAGCAGGCTGGCTACATGGCAGGCATGGCAGCTATGCCCCAGACTGTGTATGGGGTCCAGCCAGCTCAGCAGCTGCAGTGGAACCTTACTCAG ATGACCCAGCAGATGGCTGGGATGAACTTCTATGGAGCCAATGGCATGATGAACTATGGACAGTCAATGAGTGGCGGAAATGGACAGGCAGCAAATCAGACTCTCAGTCCTCAGatgtggaaataa